The following are encoded in a window of Pseudomonas sp. St316 genomic DNA:
- a CDS encoding integrase arm-type DNA-binding domain-containing protein, with protein sequence MALSEMTVRHARITGNDYTLGDSDGLTLNVTASGGKVWLFRYYWAGKQKRMSLGCYPQISLKEARTRRDDARALVAQGVNPYEHRKQQRLAVRFATEHTFEAVFNQWVEFRRLSLKEGRQSTLSQILRIFNKDVLPVLSGRSVYDISRHDLLDLLSRIEQRKALTTAEKCRTWFNQLFRYALVKVEGLEHNPASDLDVVALPKPPVTHNPFLRMDELPALMAALRNYGGANQTRLGLRLLLLTGVRTGELRLATPDQFDLEKRLWVIPAEVVKQLQLAMRKPGKQTQNVPPYIVPLSVQALEIVRRLLDQVVPAQRYLFAHRSDLSKRISENTLNGALRRMGYADQLTGHGMRATISTALNEIGYPKVWVDAQLSHADPDKVSAAYNHAEYVEQRRTMMQDWANRLDLWGQGQLKAASSPLTIRLEGAASLPSLENANANAVLYSRGFPATTVPASKTSVSNEPVLNAAQYSPVLLAPTQIEQLREPQVSDIQRQRAEMLAIYEASSNLPLLVFAKLAGKSRDQINRDIKARRLLSLSLGNRGQRIPDWQLDPLRHKLVIAALARFPDIDAWRLYRTVCEPHERLKGRSPIDRLTTDNFEFTVQIVCGALGPR encoded by the coding sequence ATGGCACTCTCAGAAATGACAGTTCGGCATGCCCGAATCACCGGTAACGACTACACCCTCGGCGACAGTGATGGTCTCACACTCAATGTGACGGCCAGCGGCGGAAAAGTCTGGCTCTTCCGCTACTACTGGGCAGGCAAGCAGAAGCGCATGTCCTTGGGTTGTTACCCACAAATCTCCCTCAAAGAAGCGCGTACACGACGTGACGATGCGCGCGCCTTGGTTGCCCAAGGCGTCAACCCCTATGAGCATCGAAAACAACAACGGCTTGCTGTTCGTTTTGCGACAGAGCATACCTTCGAGGCCGTGTTCAATCAGTGGGTGGAGTTCCGCAGGCTAAGCCTGAAGGAAGGGCGCCAGAGCACGCTCTCGCAGATCTTGAGAATCTTCAATAAAGACGTCCTGCCCGTACTGAGCGGACGGTCTGTCTATGATATCAGTCGTCACGATCTGCTGGATTTACTGAGCAGGATCGAACAGCGCAAGGCCTTAACGACAGCCGAAAAATGTCGGACCTGGTTCAACCAATTGTTCCGATATGCGCTGGTGAAGGTCGAGGGGCTGGAACACAACCCGGCTTCAGATCTTGATGTGGTCGCACTTCCCAAACCTCCCGTGACGCACAATCCATTTCTCCGAATGGATGAGCTTCCGGCATTGATGGCTGCTCTTCGAAACTACGGTGGCGCCAACCAAACTCGGCTTGGCCTTCGGTTGTTGTTGCTGACCGGTGTCCGCACGGGCGAATTGCGGTTGGCGACACCCGACCAGTTCGATCTGGAGAAGCGGTTGTGGGTGATACCCGCGGAGGTGGTGAAACAGCTCCAGCTAGCCATGCGAAAGCCAGGTAAGCAGACCCAAAATGTACCGCCTTATATCGTGCCGTTGTCGGTTCAGGCTCTGGAAATCGTGCGTCGTTTGTTGGACCAGGTTGTTCCCGCACAGCGCTACTTGTTTGCGCATCGAAGCGACCTGAGCAAGCGCATCAGTGAGAACACGCTGAATGGCGCGTTACGTCGGATGGGGTACGCCGATCAACTCACCGGCCATGGCATGAGGGCGACGATCTCGACGGCGCTGAATGAGATCGGGTATCCGAAGGTTTGGGTGGATGCTCAGCTTTCTCATGCTGATCCGGATAAGGTGAGCGCGGCCTACAATCACGCGGAATACGTCGAGCAGCGCCGGACGATGATGCAGGATTGGGCGAATCGCCTGGATCTGTGGGGGCAGGGCCAGCTGAAAGCTGCTAGCTCTCCGCTTACTATTCGTTTAGAAGGTGCAGCTTCGTTACCTTCGTTGGAAAACGCGAACGCAAACGCAGTTCTGTACAGCCGTGGCTTCCCAGCGACGACGGTCCCAGCCTCCAAAACGTCCGTCAGCAACGAGCCGGTCCTTAACGCGGCTCAGTATTCACCTGTCCTACTTGCTCCAACGCAGATTGAACAGCTGCGCGAACCCCAAGTATCAGACATACAACGTCAGCGCGCCGAGATGCTCGCCATCTATGAAGCTTCGAGTAATCTGCCGCTGCTTGTCTTCGCCAAGCTGGCAGGCAAATCCCGAGATCAAATCAACCGCGATATCAAGGCTCGGCGCCTGCTGTCTCTGAGCCTGGGGAATCGCGGTCAGCGCATTCCTGATTGGCAGCTTGATCCACTGCGGCACAAGTTGGTAATTGCTGCGTTGGCGCGGTTTCCGGATATCGATGCTTGGAGGCTTTATCGGACGGTCTGTGAGCCCCATGAGCGACTGAAGGGGCGTTCGCCAATCGATAGGCTCACTACGGATAATTTCGAATTTACCGTGCAGATCGTCTGCGGGGCCCTGGGTCCGAGATAA